One Ricinus communis isolate WT05 ecotype wild-type chromosome 2, ASM1957865v1, whole genome shotgun sequence DNA segment encodes these proteins:
- the LOC8267851 gene encoding glutathione S-transferase translates to MATPVKVYGPPLSTAVSRVLACLLEKDVDFQLIPVNMSKGEHKKPDFLKIQPFGQVPAFQDESISLFESRAICRYICEKHADKGNKGLYGTNPLAKASIDQWLEAEGQSFNPPSGALVFQLAFAPRMKIPQDEGLIKQNEEKLGKLLDIYEKRLGESRFLAGDEFSLADLSHLPNTQYVVAATDKGELFTSRKNVGRWWSEISSRESWKKVVQMQKSR, encoded by the exons ATGGCAACTCCAGTGAAGGTGTACGGACCGCCATTATCCACTGCTGTCTCTAGGGTTTTGGCTTGTCTCCTTGAGAAAGATGTGGATTTTCAGCTCATTCCCGTTAACATGTCCAAAGGCGAGCACAAGAAGCCTGATTTCCTCAAGATTCAG CCCTTTGGCCAAGTACCAGCTTTTCAAGATGAAAGCATCTCACTCTTCg AGTCAAGAGCAATATGTCGCTACATATGTGAGAAGCATGCAGATAAAGGAAACAAGGGATTGTATGGGACAAATCCATTGGCAAAAGCATCAATAGACCAGTGGCTAGAAGCTGAGGGGCAGAGCTTTAACCCGCCAAGTGGAGCTCTAGTGTTTCAGCTAGCATTCGCGCCTAGAATGAAGATCCCTCAAGATGAAGGCCTAATCAAGCAAAATGAAGAGAAGCTGGGAAAACTGCTGGATATATACGAAAAGAGGCTCGGTGAGAGTCGTTTCTTGGCAGGGgatgaattttctttggctGATCTTTCTCACTTGCCCAACACCCAATACGTTGTGGCTGCAACTGATAAAGGAGAGCTTTTTACTTCAAGGAAGAATGTGGGTAGATGGTGGAGTGAGATTTCTAGTAGGGAATCGTGGAAGAAGGTGGTTCAGATGCAGAAAAGTCGTTGA